The Nitrospiria bacterium genome contains the following window.
TTAAATTCCGCCATTATAAACAACCCATCTCCCATTGTCAACCAATTGTTTTTCTTGAAGAAAGCTCATTTATTGCGGTTTTTTGGTCAGGGTTTTTCTTTCTTTTTCATTCTCCCGGTACCAGTGACAGAAAAGTTGAAAACCACATGGTTGACAATGAGGAGACCTCGCTTTGCAAATATATCGACCATGAAGCAAAATTTGAAGTGAGGCCCGCGTCCAAAGTGACGGGGGAAGCCAATTTCCTAATCCTTTTTCAATAAGATCGGGGTCATCAGATTGGGATAATCCAAGGCGTTGACACACCCTTTTCACATGAGTATCCACTACGAAGGCATTGACTCCAAAACAATTTCCCAGAATGACATTGGCGGTTTTTCGCCAAACACCTGGAAGGGTTAGAAGCTTCTCCATACTATTTGGCACCTTTCCATCAAACTCCTCCAGTAACATTTTACAGGACCCGATGATGTTTTTTGCTTTCATTTTGTAAAACCCGGTGGCCCTAATTTCTGTTTCGAAACTGGGAAGATTCGCCTGGGCATAATTTCTAACGGTCCTATACTTTCGAAACAATTTCTCTGTAACCTGGTTTACCCGTTTATCCGTACATTGGGCAGAAAGGATGGTGGCCACAAGGAGTTCCAGGGGATTTTTGAAATTCAATTCAACTTCTGGCTTTGGAAATTCCTGGTTTAAAATATTCAGTAATCGAGTATACGTTAATTTACTCATGCCGTTGATCTTTTGGGGTTTTATTTTTTTAATAAATTAAAAACTCTTTTATAAATCAATTGGTTGTAAGTTACATCCCATCGGCCCATAAAATCCAATCTGAACTTTTGAATCCCTGGGGCCGTTTATATTCTCAGGGGGTGATGGAAGGGATTCGGAATCGGATCAGGATTCATAGGAGAGAATTTGGGAATCCAAGGAGAGAAAACCTCCAAAGGAAAACCCTCCCGAAAACCTCCTCTCCTCTTTTTTAATCAAGGTAGGGTAAAGGATCCTCCAGTCCGGCTTCTTGAAAACCTCTTTTGCGAAGTTTACAACTATCACATCGGCCGCAGGAAATTCCAGTAGGGGCAGGATCATAGCAACTATGGGTAAGATGAAAGGGGACCCCTAATTCTTTTCCTTTCAACACGATTTCAGCTTTGCTTAAAAAAAGCAAAGGCGTCTTAATTCGGAATTTCAATTTCCCCTCAACGGACATCTTCGTTGCCAGATTTGCCATTTTTTCAAACGCACGAATAAATTCAGGCCGGCAATCGGGATACCCACTATAATCAACGGCATTAGCTCCAAAGAAAATAGCCTCAGCCCCCCAGCCCTCAGCTAGGGCAAGGCCGAATGAAAGAAAAATTGTATTGCGTGCGGGAACATAGGTAGGAGGAATTTCAGACGCAATGGTTTTCATATCCCGATCCTTGGGTATTTCTTTCAAAGAGGTAAGGGCAGATTCCCCTAACCCTTTAAATTCCAATTTTTGAACCAAATGGTTTTTTATCCCTAAGGTGGAAACCACCTCCTTGGCCCGTTCAACTTCAATCCGGTGGCGTTGCCCGTAATCAAAACTTAATGCAAATACATCAAATTTCTGATGGCAAGCCATTGCCATTGCAGTGGAGGAATCTAACCCTCCACTACAAAGGACCACGGCTTTTTTCATTTTGTTTCCTCAACGGAAAGGTCTTTAAGAATGTCTTTGACCCGAGAGTATCTTTTTAGCTTTTCCTTTTCAAGGCATTTAAGAATGATTTGGTTTAAAAAAGTTGGGGATTTTGAATTCAAAGTGGCGGGGTCTGGGGGGTTTTTATGAAGATGCTGGTTAAATACATCATTTCCAAAAAAGGGAGGCTTTCCTGTTACCATTCTAAACATGGTACAGCCCAAGGAATAAATGTCTGACTGATGATCTACCTCCTTGCCTAAAATCTGTTCAGGGGACATATACAAGGGTGTTCCTTTTACTTCCGTGGTTTCCCCCATTGAATCATGAACAATCTTTGCTAACCCAAAGTCCATTATTTTTACCACCTTATCCCGGCTGATCATAATGTTCCCGGGTTTGATATCCCTGTGGATAACACGCCTGCTATGAGCATAATCCATTCCTGTACAAATTTGCTGAAATATTTGGACAATATCAGAAATAGGGAGAAGTTGGTTTTTTTCCAAGAGTTCTTTCAAGGTCATTCCATCCACAAACTCCATGGTAATAAAATAATCTCCCTCACTTTGTCCGGAATCAAATATGGTCACGATATTGGGATGGTGGATGGATGCGGCCGTTCGAGCTTCCTGAATAAAACTTCCAAGAACCTTTTGATTACCCCGGACACTTTCTGGCAAAATTTTGTAAGCCACAATCCGTTTCAATACAATATCCTCAGCTTTATAAACTACCCCCATTCCCCCTCGCCCAATTTCCCGCAACAATTTATACCGGTTTTCAACCACCTGCGCCTTGCCCAGCGCTTTCTTTTTATTCATCGGTTTTTCCAGATGGCCATTTTGCAGGTTCTCCAGTTTGGCTTTTACATCCTTATATTGTATATTCTCCGCTAATATCCGTTCGAAAAGGATCATGGCCCCCTCAAAGTCTTCCAACCGCTCATGAAGGTTGGCCAGTTGATAGTAGTGTTCAATGGTTTCCGCATTCACGGGTCTTCGGGCCAAAGCCCTCTGATACTTTTCCCTGGCAGGTCCAAACATCCCTTTATCCGTAAATAACCTCGCCAACGCCAAACTGGCTTCGGAATAATCCTCTGATTTTGAATCCACTTTTTGGAGAAGAAGAATGCTTTCATCAACCTTTCCCTGTTGCTCCCTTAAATTAGCTGCTTCCAAAAAAAGGGATTCTTTTTCTAAAAGAGGAATGGCTTTATCACACTCCTTAAGCTCCTGATATAGCCGAGCGGCCTCTTGAAATCGTCGACCTTTTTCTAAGGCTTGGGCGGCCATGGGTTTATCCCCAAGCGCTAAAAAAATCTCACTGGATTTAGATAAATCTCCACCTTTAAAAAACATCTCACCCGCACGCTTTAAATCTCCGGCCCGCTCATACATTTCCCCGGCTTGGTTAAATTCCTGGGCTTGTTCATAATAATAGGCTGCCTCTGTAAATCGCTCTTCCCTTGCGTATTTTTCCCCAATCAATAAATCCCCCTGACGAACATCCCCTCCTTCTCGAAGCACCTCTGCGGCCTTATCGTATTCTTTTATTCCAACATAAAGATCGGCAGCCCGTTGATGCTCTCCCGAATCCCGAAAGGCTTGGGCGGCTTCTTGTACAAAACCTCCAATTAAAAAAATATTCGCAGCCTCTTTGACTTTTCCCACCGTTAAATAGAGTTCACCACTTTTTTTGGAATAACCGTTCAACGCATCTCGCTGCCCCGGGGAAAGGGAGGCGTTGGAATCTTTAAGCTTAGGAAATTCCTGTAGGAAATACCGTTCAAACATTTCTGCCGCTTTTGGAATTTCCCGTGCAGAAAAATACATCCATCCCGCTTTTTGAAAATAGTTAGCTTTTTCAAAAATTTTTCCGGCTTCTAAATACATTTCTCCCGCTTCATACATTTCTCCCGCTAAAAATCCTTTTCCGCCTTTCAAATAAAGTTCAGCTGCTTTTTGGAAATTTTTTCCCTTTTGGTAATTTCTGGCCGCGCTTTCATAAGATTGGGCTAATTCATAAAATGCAGCGGCCTGATCCCATTGCTGAAGTTTTTCAAAAATCCTTCCAACTTGTTGATTTCCTTTTCCCTTTTTATACATCTGTTTGGCTTTATCAAGGTCATTTATTAGTTCATAAATTTCCCCGGCCGCCAAGTAATCTTTCTCTTTCTCATAATGGCGGGCCTCTCTGGTCATTTGCTTTATCTGTTTTTTTCCTCCATACCTGTTTTGGTCAGAGGCCATTCCTCTCCATTTTCCAAGGAAACTAAAAAGGGCCTTAAGCAAAAAACTGAGAACAACCATCACCACCAGATAGGGAAGAATTTTTTCAGGATGGGCTTTAATATCGAGGAAAACCCTTTGGAGCAAGGGGAGATATTCCTTTGGAAGGTTTAATAGGTCTTCCTGGGCAAAAACAGATGGGTTAAAAAGAAACAAGGAAAGAGAAATAAAGAACCCCCTTGGAATCCAGAAGCCCAAACACCATACTCTTTTTTTTATAAAGAAAGTAAACCCACCTCTTAGGAGGGGAAACTTGGGGTTCAGATATTTCGAAGGTTTTGTTTCATTCAAAGGTGATCCCTTTAGCCGATTATCACTTTTAACGTAGTCCGACCAATTTTTATTGAATCATCTGCACTCAAAATTTTGGATTCAGTCCGTTTCCCATTAATAAAGCTCCCATTTCTGCTTTTCAGATCAAGAAAAAGGAACTCGTTTTCCCGTTGTTCAATGGAAGCGTGTTGCCGTGAAACCGATGGATCGGAGAGAACCAAATCGGAATTAAGCCTTCCGATTAACACCTTATCTTTTTGGACCTCAAAAACACTCCCAACATCTTGTCCCTCCAAAATTTTAAGTGAAAGACTCCTTTTCCTGGGTTTAAGGGCTTCAAGATCTTGAGGAGGAATTTCGATTTTTAATTTAGTTGTCTCCTCAAAAAGACTACTGTCTTTCGGTTCCCCCGTCAAGGAGGGTCTTTTCTCTAAAAAAAGAAGGGTATGCTTCCCAATTTGAATGCGGTCACCTTCTTTTAAACGTTCTTGGCTCACGGGTTTTCCATTGAGCATCGTTCCGTTTAAACTTCCTAAATCCTTGAAAATAAAATAATTTTCCTGCCTGAGAATCACCCCGTGCTCTCTGGAAGCCCCTACATCTTCAATAACAAGATCATTCTGTGGACCCCGGCCTATGGAGACCTCTCCTTTTTCAACCTGAAGGGAATTGATTACACCGATAGGCGAAGAAACAATCAGTTCTGGTTTGGAGACTAAAAAATAATCCATTACCCCAAGAGGAAGGAAGGCGGCCGCGGGAGCCATATCCCTGGCGGGAGAAACCTGGACATCCCGAAACACCAAGACTTCAAGAGGCTTTTTGGCCGCCGCCGTATAAGTATAAACCAAAAGCTGTTCCACCAAAGATCCCTCGTTTGAGATCTGCTCTGAAAACAAATAATAGGTCTCAACCAGTTTTCCCTGTCGTAAATAAAATAGGTTGACTCCCTCCTCTTGGCGGAGCCCTAAAACCAATTCTTTTTTCTCCTCTTCAAGTTCCTTTAAAAGTCGCTCCAAATCAATCAGTTCCGTTGTCGCCTTGGTTGAGGGTCTTTTATGAGAAAAAACCTGAAGGGATTTGAAAAAAACCGGGTCGGTTGAATACAACGATAACAAGGGTTGTTTCATAGAAACCATGGTCGAAAAATATGAATATAAATCAACAGGCCTCATCACCTGATCAGATTGAACGGCAGCCGCGTAGGGTTCACCGTGGAGAATAAAAAGAAAAAGTTCTTGGGATGAATCCATTGCGGATAAAATTCCATTAAAAGGTTTCGTTTTGGTGTGATATTGCTGGAATAAGGAATTTACAAACTTGGTCGAATAAGGTTGATTAGAGAAGACAAGGCTATTTGGAGGAAAGGGAATTTTCACCCTGTTTTTCCACTTTTTCAGGTAATAGGAACCCTTCTACCCTTTATTTTTTAATAAAAATAATCAGAGGGGTTGCCTAAAAAAATAAATCTGGGTAAATTTCTCAAAGGAACTTGTTGAATTATATGTGGGATTCCAACTCTTGTCAACAAAACCGAACTGGACCTACCGCCTATTATTTACACAAAAACAGGGTGTTAAGACCACTCCCTTCCCTATAAGGCCGGGGCTTCATTTTGAAAAGATATATAATTTTTTTTATTTTAATTCTTCAAGTACTTCGGAAAGGTCTAGGGGGACAAGGACAATTTCAATTCGCCGATTTTGAGCTTTTCCTTGAGGGGTTTCATTACTCACCACTGGGCGATAACTAGCATACCCCGAAACAGCCAAACGCCGTGGATCCACTCCCTCTTTTTCTTGCAGGTACCTTGCCACGGTAGTCGCCCGAGAAGCGGAAAGTTCCCAATTGGAGGAAAACCGTTCAGCAATTCGGTTTGAGACAGGAACGTTATCAGTATGCCCTTCTACACGGATTTCCTTATCGGTTACCTTTTGGAGGGCTTGTCCAACCTTTTTCAACACCTTAATTCCTTGGGGCTTGAGTTCTGAGCTTCCAGAGTCAAACAGAATTTTTTCCACCAGGTTCATGGAAAGCTTTTCCTTGACACGGGTAATTTTAATTGCCCCTTCTTGAATCTCACCCTCAAGTTCTTGCACCAATTCCTCATAGGTATCTTTTATTTGTTTTGTGGTCTCTTCTTTTTCCACCTTCAGAGATTCACTGAGCTGTTGAAGCCTGTTAATTTCGGCAGTTTGTTTGGCCCTCATCCCGAATAAATCTTGGCTTTGTTCCTGTAGCTCAGATACCTTTTGATTCAAATCCCGGATTCTTAATTGGAGGTTTTCAATGGTTTGGGCACGATCACTTCGGACGGATTCCAATTCCTCTTCTAATCGGGTACTTTTTCCCTGAAACTCTTTTAACTCTTTTTCTAAATCCCGTATCCGACGCCGGGCCTCTTCTAAGACGCCCTCTAACTTCCCAACCTCTCGTTGGGTTTCGATCAAATCAAAATTAGTTTTTTCATAGGTATCCCGGCTCAC
Protein-coding sequences here:
- the nth gene encoding endonuclease III, whose amino-acid sequence is MSKLTYTRLLNILNQEFPKPEVELNFKNPLELLVATILSAQCTDKRVNQVTEKLFRKYRTVRNYAQANLPSFETEIRATGFYKMKAKNIIGSCKMLLEEFDGKVPNSMEKLLTLPGVWRKTANVILGNCFGVNAFVVDTHVKRVCQRLGLSQSDDPDLIEKGLGNWLPPSLWTRASLQILLHGRYICKARSPHCQPCGFQLFCHWYRENEKERKTLTKKPQ
- the queC gene encoding 7-cyano-7-deazaguanine synthase QueC; amino-acid sequence: MKKAVVLCSGGLDSSTAMAMACHQKFDVFALSFDYGQRHRIEVERAKEVVSTLGIKNHLVQKLEFKGLGESALTSLKEIPKDRDMKTIASEIPPTYVPARNTIFLSFGLALAEGWGAEAIFFGANAVDYSGYPDCRPEFIRAFEKMANLATKMSVEGKLKFRIKTPLLFLSKAEIVLKGKELGVPFHLTHSCYDPAPTGISCGRCDSCKLRKRGFQEAGLEDPLPYLD
- a CDS encoding protein kinase; its protein translation is MGFWIPRGFFISLSLFLFNPSVFAQEDLLNLPKEYLPLLQRVFLDIKAHPEKILPYLVVMVVLSFLLKALFSFLGKWRGMASDQNRYGGKKQIKQMTREARHYEKEKDYLAAGEIYELINDLDKAKQMYKKGKGNQQVGRIFEKLQQWDQAAAFYELAQSYESAARNYQKGKNFQKAAELYLKGGKGFLAGEMYEAGEMYLEAGKIFEKANYFQKAGWMYFSAREIPKAAEMFERYFLQEFPKLKDSNASLSPGQRDALNGYSKKSGELYLTVGKVKEAANIFLIGGFVQEAAQAFRDSGEHQRAADLYVGIKEYDKAAEVLREGGDVRQGDLLIGEKYAREERFTEAAYYYEQAQEFNQAGEMYERAGDLKRAGEMFFKGGDLSKSSEIFLALGDKPMAAQALEKGRRFQEAARLYQELKECDKAIPLLEKESLFLEAANLREQQGKVDESILLLQKVDSKSEDYSEASLALARLFTDKGMFGPAREKYQRALARRPVNAETIEHYYQLANLHERLEDFEGAMILFERILAENIQYKDVKAKLENLQNGHLEKPMNKKKALGKAQVVENRYKLLREIGRGGMGVVYKAEDIVLKRIVAYKILPESVRGNQKVLGSFIQEARTAASIHHPNIVTIFDSGQSEGDYFITMEFVDGMTLKELLEKNQLLPISDIVQIFQQICTGMDYAHSRRVIHRDIKPGNIMISRDKVVKIMDFGLAKIVHDSMGETTEVKGTPLYMSPEQILGKEVDHQSDIYSLGCTMFRMVTGKPPFFGNDVFNQHLHKNPPDPATLNSKSPTFLNQIILKCLEKEKLKRYSRVKDILKDLSVEETK
- a CDS encoding FHA domain-containing protein produces the protein MDSSQELFLFILHGEPYAAAVQSDQVMRPVDLYSYFSTMVSMKQPLLSLYSTDPVFFKSLQVFSHKRPSTKATTELIDLERLLKELEEEKKELVLGLRQEEGVNLFYLRQGKLVETYYLFSEQISNEGSLVEQLLVYTYTAAAKKPLEVLVFRDVQVSPARDMAPAAAFLPLGVMDYFLVSKPELIVSSPIGVINSLQVEKGEVSIGRGPQNDLVIEDVGASREHGVILRQENYFIFKDLGSLNGTMLNGKPVSQERLKEGDRIQIGKHTLLFLEKRPSLTGEPKDSSLFEETTKLKIEIPPQDLEALKPRKRSLSLKILEGQDVGSVFEVQKDKVLIGRLNSDLVLSDPSVSRQHASIEQRENEFLFLDLKSRNGSFINGKRTESKILSADDSIKIGRTTLKVIIG
- a CDS encoding OmpA family protein, whose translation is MRLAALLLVFILGFGLQSCVVSRDTYEKTNFDLIETQREVGKLEGVLEEARRRIRDLEKELKEFQGKSTRLEEELESVRSDRAQTIENLQLRIRDLNQKVSELQEQSQDLFGMRAKQTAEINRLQQLSESLKVEKEETTKQIKDTYEELVQELEGEIQEGAIKITRVKEKLSMNLVEKILFDSGSSELKPQGIKVLKKVGQALQKVTDKEIRVEGHTDNVPVSNRIAERFSSNWELSASRATTVARYLQEKEGVDPRRLAVSGYASYRPVVSNETPQGKAQNRRIEIVLVPLDLSEVLEELK